The Nicotiana tabacum cultivar K326 chromosome 1, ASM71507v2, whole genome shotgun sequence genome segment TGAAAAAGGCAAGATTGTGCAAAATTCCAATATTATCATTACAATGGATCCCTTTACACTTATGACCAACTAATGATGAATACTTCTTAGCTACCAGACGATACTGCATTCGATCAGAAACAGTTTCCCGGCGTGTCAAACAATCGAGTAGCATCATTCCTGGCGCATCCACCCACATCTTTGGCATTATTatcaagaaaaacaagaaaagcgAAGAAATAATAGCTAACGCGCCACCTGCACTCATTAAACCAGTTTTAGTATTCCCTGAAATTGAAAACATGGATAGGAAATAGCTAAACATTAGAAAAAGTAGCGCCAGATCTAGCAGCGCGCCACCCAAACTATCCTGAATGAATAACACCATCATTCCAACAGACAAAGCAAAGGCCAAGGAGTTGAAAATGAGGAACAAATTCAGATAATTAGTCGGCATTTGTACTTGTCCATTGCTTAAACCACCTTGTGATTTTCCATTATCATTGGAATAAAGTCCTCCTGGAGGACTCAATACAGCTTGATAAGAAGCTGTTGCAATTAGAACTGCAACCACTAGAAGCACATTGCGCGTATCTTCTGATAAACCCTTATGTAGAAAAGCGTGGAGCTTTACTACTttctgagacatgtattcttttGAACTGAAAAATTGCGCCTTGCTACAAACTGAGGGAAGTAATGAAGATCTGCAAACTCCTGCCTTTTGCAAAACTTTCTTAATTTCTCTGCTCGACTCCGTTGGTAGTCTTAAGGCAATATCGTATGCTGTCAAGCCTTCTACGTTAACTTCATTAAGTGTGTATACTCTTTTGATCAAACGTCTAACCACCTGTGTAAATATCCATTCTAGGATTACAAATTTGTTTGCTAATTTTCAAATGAAAAGTTAACAGTATAGAAATTTATCAAGAAAGCATGCCTGGGGTTGATTTGTAGAAGCTGCAATATGCAGAACTGTATTCCCGGCTTCGTCTTTCCAGTCCAATATATCCAAATTTTCAGTCCGCTGAAGCCATCCCAAGAGGACTTTGAATGCTCTTTCATTGCCATTTTTCACAGCAGTATGAACTGCAGTTTCATCGCGAATGGTCAAGTCCTCGATAGATGCAGGACAAGCTAGTAAAAATTCGGCCAAAAATTCTA includes the following:
- the LOC107789736 gene encoding ankyrin repeat-containing protein BDA1, with the translated sequence MDAAEKLAEADRMNNIDVLYELLCSDPFLLESFEQVQFIDTPLHIAASEGCTHFAIEIMSLKPSFCGRLNTNGFSPLDLALRNGHRETVSRLVQFDPDLIRVQGKERITPLHYVAETDDVEFLAEFLLACPASIEDLTIRDETAVHTAVKNGNERAFKVLLGWLQRTENLDILDWKDEAGNTVLHIAASTNQPQVVRRLIKRVYTLNEVNVEGLTAYDIALRLPTESSREIKKVLQKAGVCRSSLLPSVCSKAQFFSSKEYMSQKVVKLHAFLHKGLSEDTRNVLLVVAVLIATASYQAVLSPPGGLYSNDNGKSQGGLSNGQVQMPTNYLNLFLIFNSLAFALSVGMMVLFIQDSLGGALLDLALLFLMFSYFLSMFSISGNTKTGLMSAGGALAIISSLFLFFLIIMPKMWVDAPGMMLLDCLTRRETVSDRMQYRLVAKKYSSLVGHKCKGIHCNDNIGILHNLAFFSE